The stretch of DNA AAACTGGAGACCATCTGCAAATGGATTAATCCCTGAGCTATCACATTGGCCTCTAGAAGCATGTGCTTTCAGCAACAAATAAATTCAATGGAATCAAGGAGGTCAACAATACCAAAGCAGTGGCAAACACATCAAGCTGGTACGGCAGAAAACGGCAAATACACCAAAGAACCAAGTGGCAAGTGATCAGTGATGACAAACTGGTCTGGGAAGTCAGACCTCTCACTGTCCAAAAGGATTCTAGCACCGTCAGATGGCTGATCGCCTTGCGAACAGCTACACTGACCGGTCAAAAAAGAACAGATGAAGAACCAAACATAAGTGTTACTTCTCAAGGACATTGACCTCATGTCGAAATACAAGAAAATGTTTTGATGGAGACAGCAGAAAAAATGTCATGCATTTCTACTTTAGTAGCTATATTTATGAAGGCATCACCACTGAAATTCAAGGATTTGGTTAGCTGTCAGCCTGTTCACCCTCTGAATTTTACTAGTAACTGCTAACTTCAAACAGCACACCCAATTTATTGTCTCACCACGAATTTCTCCAAAGCACATGAGAACATTTCTGCAGCTGCATGATTTTGAGATGATGGATGGCTTCAAGATCACCATCTGATTATCCTGTAACAACAATTGAGCGAATCAAAGCAGTACGAACAATTGAGATGATGGGTGGCTTCAAGATCACACATCTTCCTCCATATGTTGGCATGGAATAGGAACCACACTGCAATCCAGATGGTACCTCAGTTTTTGTACATTTTACTGAATGCCAAGTTACCAACCATCACACAGTTGAGTTAAATTAAACAATGATTCTATGTCTGTATGGAGCTACACAAGTTAGTAAAATGCCATGTTGTATGTGAGCTTCCGCTTGTGCTGCTTCTCAAATGTAATAATCAGGTCATCAATAATTTCTTCCCAATCATCAACTGCCCCTTCAAGCTGAAAAGGAAGCAATAGATGAATTAACTTCTCATGGTTCACCGACAACATGCATAACTACATttctgtccaaaaaaaaatgcataactACATTAGCTCATTTCAAATATTTCAATAGTCCCACTTTACAGAAGTGCTTGCCTACCAAGCCTACACAAAGTACTAAAGCAAAAAATATGGTAGAAGGAACTACCGAAGAGAAGCATACGGAAAAACAATAGCAATATATACTTCAAATCCGACTTTCAGGGGTCATCTTTAGGGCTATTAGCGGAAAacgccaaacaacatatttgcaaacggaaAATGATttgcgaataaaacttttatgtacgcGTCCGTAGCAATATAAAAGCCAAagttggaaaagaaactttggtgaaaaagcctcaaaatcaacttgaaatttaaggttgaaaattcagattttgggttataacccAAACCCAAAGCCAAAAGGTGGGAATGTCAGATACTGGAATGCACAAGTGTGCAGATTGATGCTAAATGCATTTACAACATAACCGTACTGTCAGTTAGCTATACAGACCAGTGTAAATTAGTAATATGCAGATGTAATGTACTCAccccgtttcatattataagatgtttccGCTCTACCTATATTTATCCacgtatcaatatatatgttttatatatgtatctagattcattgacATCCATACGAATCAAAGGAGGGCCATGACATCTTACAATGTAAAACTGAGGTAATAATATTTGGAGTAAAAAATGGATTGTGGATAGCATACAGACCAAGGAAGCAAACAAGCATCGTATAACAAGAGGATCGTTTAGGAAAGTaaatcacacacacaaaaaaaaaacataaaatacaCCTcagcatattttatttttctcaaacaTGCAAGAGAATTGCGGGTCATTTCATTAAGAGGAGAAAGTTACAGAAGAAAGGGTCCCTCTCGAAGAGCTAAATACAAATACACGCttaaagagaaagaagacaaCTTGCGACCAAAGACAACCCCAACAGGACAAACTAAGCATCTAGGGTGAGCAACCAAATAAGGAGTCCATGAAGCGTGGAGGCACCAGCACAGCACCATAGGCTGCTCTCTTCCGCGCTCAGCATCTTCTATGGAATGGAAAACTCATTATGCTGGGTGTTAACTTATTCCATACATTGTTTTTGCTACAAGTATTTATGGCACCATTTGTATGTTATGTTTTAAACAATTTGAAGTTGAAGGTGTCAGAGTTCATTACAATATGTAAGTGATTGACCATCTAAATTTATGAGGAAACAAGGTACCATGCCTTTTCCCTGCAAAAAAAGGGTACCATGCCTTTATTCCCGAAACACACTCAATTTTGGCTATATGTTTCTCAGGTGCACAAAAAAGGCCTATGACCTACATTTGGTttcagagggagtatatcttTCTCAACTGAGGCCTTGTGAAAATTAGTAAGATGCAACATGCAAGTGCATACTACATGCGAGAAATTTGTGCCATAAGTGTTTGTCTTGCATGATGTGGCGCATGAGACAGTACACCTGCGGTAAGTGCTTAAACCTTAATATAATAATCAACTAGGGACAATCATGCTGGGTATTAATTTACATGTTCTTCCCATTCTAGAGACTGCGGAATGAGGTAAACTATGTAAGTGAGCATGAGTTTTTCAATGGGTTGGGAGCTGATGAATGATCAGTGAAAAGCTATGCTAGTAGCGCATCCAGAAAATTAGGGATGGGAGTGTGAATCAAGGTTGGCTCAAAGGGTGTTAAGATTTTGCTAGGCTCCCAATTTGATCAATGATACATGATTGTGAGTTAcagtaggattttttttttttggaaaattgaTAAAGAGGACATTAAGATTGGcattagtttagtttttttaatccaacACTCTACTTTCCTATTTGAACTTGACATGTACCCAACCAAACCCTTGTAGCATTTGTTGGCCCAAGAGACTGGGGCCAACGCAAACCACTTCATTAATATCAGTAGTAACTGTAGCATTttacattttcatttttgaaacAACAAGATAACCAGATCAATAAGTAACAACTTAATGGAAGGAGTAGCTTTATGAGCTATATCTATGTTATGGCACTTGTACCTTCTGACACAGCTCTAAAGCAAGCTTTGCCCCAACACCAGCTTCTTCATGGTTATCCTTCACATCCATATTGATTATCAGTGCGTTCTTTAGCATCCTCTGCTCACGGTTATGCATATCTGCATAAGAGACACATACTAGCCCATCTGAGTGGAACATTACACAGCCATGTAATGGTGTAATACCACATTGACACAATTGTTACTGATTGACGCATTTGATACACCGGGATCATGCCCATGTTATTAGTTGATTACCATCGACGATCAGGTCGAAGACCCTCTCCTCAAAGCTgaatatcacatcaaacaaTCCATCGCCGGCATTGTCCTGCCACCTCTGTGGCGCCAGCTTGACTGAAGTGTTCCTCTTCAGCATTGGCAGCAGGCCGTTCCTCTTGTACCTGAATGGCACACCACATAatcaattaataataaaagcTTCCCATTTCCGCAAATCAAGAAGGATCACATATcgcaaaaatcaaaatttgccaAGAATTATCTACGGAACCAATACATTTTGAACAAAACCCCCCAAATTCCAATCAACACTATTCTTGGATCTCCCCAAACACCCACCAAATCCCCACGAAGATATCGTATAGTCGAAATCGaaccaagaaaaagaagatcATGCCATGTCCACGGTCACCACCACAAAGAAACACTGAAGCGAAAGGGGGGAAGGGAGCAGCAGGACGGACAGGTCGGGGTCCTTGCGGCGGAGGTCGTCGTAGATGACGTTGTAGGGGGTGCCGAAGTCGTAGACGTTGGGCTCGTGGAGGGAAGGGCCCGGGAGCTTGACCTGGGTGCCGGTGCCGTAGGAGGCGACGTCGAGCCCCGCGCGGCCCAGCAGCGAGTGCGCTTCCATGCTCCGGTTCATGTTGGACGAGCACACCATCGCGAACCTCATCTTCCTCTTCGCCTccatgcccccccccccctccccctcccccgccgcccccgccgccggcaaggTAGGGTCGTtccgccgcgacgccgccgccgagctcgcctGTCACTccgagaggcggcggcgactgctGCTGCCGTGGTGTGGGTGCGTGGGTGCTCGCTTTGAGATTCGTGAGTATAGTGGATGGACGGATGGGATGGCTTGGAGCATCTGCTTGGGCTAGGCCTGGTCGGCCCAGTTTACTCGTAAAAGTTTATTGAGCCAAGATCTTTTGCGTTTAGGCCttcttttatttacttattattTTCTCACTAGGGCCACTATAACTTAAATCCagtaaattgaaaaaaaacataataagaAGAATACTTTGTCAATGCCTTTTTAATTCAAATCCTACGAGAAAAGGcagaaaaaaacttttaaaagggTGCCATAATATTTGCATAGCGCAAAATCGCATGATTTCACAGGAGGCAATGAATGAAAAATGAGGTGACGAGTCTGATGGCCCGaaggaaaattttcttaataaataactttaaaatGCAAACTTACCGATAGAACATTAAACGTTTTAATATTAGAGGGATGTGTGCACGTGCAAATATATAGGTGTATCTATCAACGGTGGATATACAGGTGATATGCCGAACCGATCTTATATGGCATACTGAAAGTAATGTCTTCGTTAATCTTAACTTTAAGATATTATACCTCCGTTTCCGTTTTTATATTGTAGGTCTTTATAGATTTAAAGCATTCGTGATAACCGATAACGTTCACTGTCACGTGATATATTAGCTCAACGTGCaaatcatatttgtaaatgtatACATGGTCTTGCGTTTATACCGTGGTTAGAAAATAATAACGgataaaaatctatattttgttaaaatataatattttatactttctccatcccaaaacaaattcatttttcagttttttatataatatttgactctttattttatttttttaatatttttattttttctagataataaaatataaataatagtttAAGCGTgagtaagtttttttaattttttatataaatttttaaataagagaaatggtgaaattaaaaaataaagtttttataggaaaaagtGGAGGCAAGTTGCCAGCACGTGCGCAAGACCTAAAACCCTCGTCTCCCACTTCACCGTGGGAGTGGACCGGCCGACCGCTCGCTCTCCTTCTTCCCCAACGAGGTAGGGTTCCGtcccgccgccatggcgcgcgccgccgcctccaggctcgccgccgcagcgacctcctcatcctcctccccggTGAGTGAAGTTCTCTcccacctctcctcctcctcctcctcctccatcggGACCAGGGCTAACCATCCCCCTTCACCTCCTTGCCCTGCCCACAGCTCGAGCTGTTCtcccgccacctcgccgccgcctcctcggcgTGGGGCGTCGCTCC from Oryza brachyantha chromosome 12, ObraRS2, whole genome shotgun sequence encodes:
- the LOC102714242 gene encoding RNA polymerase II subunit A C-terminal domain phosphatase SSU72 yields the protein MEAKRKMRFAMVCSSNMNRSMEAHSLLGRAGLDVASYGTGTQVKLPGPSLHEPNVYDFGTPYNVIYDDLRRKDPDLYKRNGLLPMLKRNTSVKLAPQRWQDNAGDGLFDVIFSFEERVFDLIVDDMHNREQRMLKNALIINMDVKDNHEEAGVGAKLALELCQKLEGAVDDWEEIIDDLIITFEKQHKRKLTYNMAFY